A single genomic interval of Leptospira montravelensis harbors:
- a CDS encoding LA_0442/LA_0875 N-terminal domain-containing protein: protein MRNIKLSTIIFLTFFFFPLNAVQTILLKQGKSIKGIVTNQNVDSVEVDTQNGKHMVISKKSVLKIIYKDIAESEEEIIRKEEEEKRKLEKEKAIAAKQEEIRKRREELSRQETERKASEGGGEVATHSLRDSFVLGSVADGNMVTLAPESAKCQPFKEYPEYFWLFGGLRFNEPNWNELLPKDSRPVRIKQTSTWKDLAITLLGGFAITVTRKTIIVDVCEGTGFRMVSDSEIRRIKDEAVEQIKTEQELKEAEEKYQLEQLEKDLESLKKRK from the coding sequence ATGCGAAACATCAAATTATCTACTATTATCTTTTTAACTTTTTTCTTTTTCCCGTTAAATGCAGTCCAAACCATCCTTTTAAAACAAGGCAAATCTATCAAAGGAATCGTCACAAACCAAAACGTAGATAGTGTAGAAGTAGACACACAAAACGGAAAACACATGGTCATTTCCAAAAAGTCAGTTTTGAAAATTATCTACAAAGACATTGCTGAATCAGAAGAAGAAATCATAAGGAAAGAAGAAGAAGAAAAACGTAAACTTGAAAAAGAAAAAGCCATAGCTGCCAAACAAGAAGAAATCCGAAAAAGACGGGAAGAGTTATCAAGACAAGAAACAGAAAGAAAAGCTTCAGAGGGTGGTGGCGAAGTAGCAACTCATAGTCTTCGCGATTCCTTTGTCCTTGGTTCTGTCGCCGATGGAAATATGGTCACCCTTGCCCCTGAATCGGCAAAATGCCAACCGTTTAAAGAGTATCCAGAATACTTTTGGCTGTTTGGTGGTCTTCGCTTCAATGAACCAAATTGGAACGAATTACTTCCTAAAGACAGTCGCCCAGTGCGCATCAAACAAACTTCCACTTGGAAAGACTTAGCGATTACTTTGTTAGGCGGATTTGCAATTACGGTCACTCGCAAAACAATTATAGTTGATGTTTGTGAAGGCACTGGATTTCGAATGGTGTCTGATTCTGAAATCAGACGAATCAAAGACGAAGCAGTAGAACAAATCAAAACAGAACAAGAACTAAAAGAAGCAGAAGAAAAATATCAGTTAGAACAGTTAGAAAAAGATTTAGAATCTCTGAAAAAAAGAAAATAG
- a CDS encoding carboxypeptidase-like regulatory domain-containing protein has product MKRIRIKPILLCFVFLVSLTNCYFNPFVFDLLNPEKTKDNSSVLGMIAGLTNQTGTVQISGQLKKGGAALSNVQITLQNVSPSVKSQTNSSTTNSSGRFFLDTPTGIVSLQFSDSGTIVNFQLEVSKTSVTLVSIDKTNYQVQSFEVYELGVEPPVYFELIASMPYDGLYIDKDNFSSTIGSGSMFLFSENLEELVEGTELGWAADNFIVTPAVYLLYVNVSTNYVQLSLDNASIQPSTTYTVTLNPGIKSKTGKSLKQSTFQFKVGILK; this is encoded by the coding sequence ATGAAACGTATCCGTATAAAACCAATTTTACTATGCTTCGTCTTTTTAGTTTCTTTGACGAACTGTTACTTTAATCCTTTTGTATTTGATTTACTCAATCCAGAAAAAACAAAAGACAATTCTTCTGTATTAGGAATGATTGCAGGTCTTACCAACCAAACAGGGACTGTTCAAATCTCTGGACAACTGAAAAAAGGTGGGGCAGCTTTATCCAATGTTCAAATCACATTACAAAATGTTTCTCCTTCTGTAAAAAGCCAAACAAACTCCTCTACAACAAATTCATCGGGAAGATTCTTTTTAGATACACCAACAGGAATTGTCTCATTACAGTTTTCCGACAGTGGAACGATTGTGAATTTTCAATTGGAAGTTTCAAAAACTTCAGTGACTCTTGTCTCTATTGACAAAACAAATTACCAAGTTCAGAGTTTTGAAGTTTATGAATTGGGAGTAGAACCACCCGTATACTTTGAACTAATTGCTTCGATGCCTTATGACGGGTTGTACATTGACAAAGATAATTTTAGCTCTACGATCGGAAGTGGATCTATGTTTTTGTTTTCGGAAAACTTGGAAGAGCTGGTGGAAGGCACGGAACTTGGTTGGGCCGCGGATAATTTCATCGTTACTCCAGCGGTGTATTTATTGTATGTAAATGTGTCTACCAACTATGTCCAATTGTCATTGGATAACGCGTCAATCCAACCATCGACAACTTACACTGTTACTTTGAATCCTGGAATTAAATCAAAAACGGGGAAATCTTTAAAACAGAGTACTTTCCAATTTAAAGTAGGTATATTAAAATAA
- a CDS encoding Ig-like domain-containing protein: MKRNARFPVSLCLLCVWMFLGNCYFNPVVQLVVNPEVKEEGSAVSASLLAALGLAPSPYFSLVSSIPADGEDITPPLTTYTFTFSEAIENNVSDPMTWISENIILTETINIFPVVTISDRKMELSVDPALDNLLTYTIAFGEGIKAKTGKTLSPNTKITFTCSGCMPL, translated from the coding sequence ATGAAGAGAAATGCTAGATTTCCAGTTTCACTCTGTCTATTGTGCGTATGGATGTTCCTTGGAAATTGTTACTTCAATCCTGTGGTGCAATTGGTTGTAAACCCAGAAGTAAAAGAAGAAGGTAGTGCTGTCAGCGCAAGTCTACTAGCAGCCTTGGGATTAGCCCCATCACCCTATTTTTCTTTAGTAAGTTCTATACCAGCAGATGGTGAAGATATTACACCTCCCTTAACTACTTACACTTTTACATTTTCAGAAGCAATAGAAAATAACGTTTCAGATCCTATGACTTGGATTAGCGAAAATATAATTTTGACTGAAACAATCAACATTTTTCCCGTCGTAACCATTTCAGATAGAAAAATGGAACTTTCCGTTGACCCGGCCTTGGACAATTTACTCACATACACAATTGCATTCGGAGAAGGAATCAAAGCAAAAACAGGCAAAACTTTATCTCCCAATACTAAAATCACTTTTACCTGTTCTGGATGTATGCCTCTTTAA
- a CDS encoding TPM domain-containing protein produces the protein MPSNKANFFLTILPYLTLSFLFFCSPTGEGIDQKVAQVPNPKELRNSWVEDSAGVLTDTTVIDQMINAEEQNSGLEIAVVTLPTIESYVPKDFAVALFNYWKIGKKGKDNGILILHVIDQRRVEIETGYGLEGDLPDVTIKRIIDTYTIPAFKADNFQKGHVDTVAALIQKLNHPELAVEDLVSNTTTTDYVSNSSAYPSNSDTPNESQRTDVYDYQGKSYAQLTDDEKRILEDTVDRYNTTSNFFLNDEESRLLNEKFSEQERIEKEESFRYKQFFILGYLTLFIILNLLQRLIVWITPSPTAKYHIVHKTDFVLFYGLVISPVIITITLLSLVLEDALFPVSIFLIIGSIVIFFIFWGDLRMRKLMGRLQTIRNIPRKCEKCGSIMTKLSEEADNKHLSEGQVSEEIVNSIDYDVWICSSCHSHFIYKFRNINPEYIFKGTSFPKIKVCPECKFETFVCKSSRVLSEATYSSSGKVEVRRTCAHCKHSLTEYETIPKKQKSSSGGSSGGGGGGGSFGGGSSGGGGSGGSY, from the coding sequence ATGCCTTCAAACAAAGCCAATTTTTTTTTGACAATCCTTCCCTACTTAACCCTCTCTTTCCTATTCTTTTGTTCTCCCACGGGGGAAGGAATCGACCAAAAAGTTGCACAAGTTCCGAACCCCAAAGAACTTAGAAACAGTTGGGTAGAAGACAGTGCCGGAGTTTTGACAGACACAACTGTCATCGACCAGATGATCAATGCCGAAGAACAAAATTCCGGTTTAGAAATTGCCGTTGTCACTCTTCCCACCATTGAAAGTTATGTGCCAAAAGACTTTGCCGTCGCTTTATTTAATTATTGGAAAATTGGGAAAAAAGGGAAAGACAACGGAATTCTAATTTTACATGTGATCGACCAGCGTCGTGTGGAAATTGAAACTGGATATGGCTTGGAAGGTGACCTTCCTGATGTCACTATCAAACGAATTATCGATACCTATACAATCCCAGCATTCAAAGCTGATAATTTTCAAAAAGGTCATGTTGATACAGTTGCAGCCCTAATTCAAAAATTAAACCATCCTGAGTTGGCGGTAGAGGATTTAGTTTCGAATACAACGACTACCGACTATGTTTCAAATTCCAGTGCCTATCCATCAAATAGTGATACACCAAATGAATCCCAAAGAACGGATGTATATGATTACCAAGGGAAATCATATGCACAACTAACTGACGATGAAAAACGAATTTTAGAAGATACTGTTGATCGATACAATACCACAAGTAATTTCTTTTTAAACGATGAAGAATCTAGACTTTTAAACGAAAAATTTTCGGAACAAGAAAGAATTGAAAAAGAAGAATCATTTCGTTATAAACAATTTTTTATTTTAGGGTACCTAACGCTCTTTATAATTTTAAATTTACTCCAAAGACTCATTGTTTGGATAACACCTTCCCCCACTGCCAAATACCATATAGTTCACAAAACCGATTTTGTTTTGTTTTATGGCTTAGTGATTAGTCCTGTCATCATAACGATCACTCTTCTTTCTTTGGTTTTAGAAGATGCACTATTTCCGGTATCTATCTTTCTAATCATAGGTAGTATTGTCATATTTTTTATATTCTGGGGTGACTTACGAATGCGTAAGCTCATGGGCCGATTACAAACCATTCGCAACATCCCCAGAAAATGCGAAAAATGTGGATCTATCATGACCAAACTTTCCGAAGAAGCAGATAACAAACATTTATCGGAAGGACAGGTTTCTGAAGAAATTGTCAACTCTATTGATTATGATGTTTGGATTTGTTCTAGTTGCCACTCACACTTCATATATAAATTTCGCAATATAAATCCAGAGTATATATTCAAAGGTACCTCTTTTCCTAAAATCAAAGTTTGCCCTGAATGTAAATTTGAAACCTTTGTTTGTAAATCAAGCCGTGTTTTATCAGAAGCAACTTACAGCAGTTCGGGGAAAGTAGAAGTAAGACGAACTTGCGCCCATTGTAAACATAGTCTTACCGAATACGAAACCATTCCTAAAAAACAAAAAAGTAGTTCTGGTGGTTCTTCCGGTGGCGGAGGTGGCGGTGGTAGTTTTGGAGGAGGTTCTTCTGGCGGTGGAGGAAGTGGAGGAAGTTACTAA